In Promicromonospora sp. Populi, one genomic interval encodes:
- a CDS encoding PadR family transcriptional regulator, with protein MRSRSDVLETAVLGLLNESPLHGYELRKRLNLVLGSFRAFSYGTLYPALKGLVTRGLIRTAESEPPPSPRKGRAGIPGRTTKPMPLGRRRVVYELTVEGTEHLRSVLATAGPSAWEDDNFDVRFALFAQTDAETRLKVLEGRRIRLTERLETLRESTTHPRSRLDEYTLELRRFGLERVEREVHWLDSLISTERGRVAPQNGPPEQEQTKKEPG; from the coding sequence GTGCGTAGTCGGTCCGACGTGCTGGAGACCGCCGTCCTCGGCCTGCTCAACGAGTCCCCGCTGCACGGGTACGAGCTCCGGAAGCGCCTCAACCTGGTGCTCGGCTCGTTCCGGGCCTTCTCCTACGGCACGCTCTACCCCGCCCTGAAGGGCTTGGTCACCCGCGGCCTGATCAGGACCGCGGAGAGCGAGCCGCCGCCGTCACCCCGCAAGGGCAGGGCCGGGATTCCCGGCCGGACCACCAAGCCCATGCCTCTCGGACGACGACGCGTGGTCTACGAGCTGACCGTCGAGGGCACGGAACACCTCCGGTCCGTCCTGGCCACCGCCGGCCCTTCGGCCTGGGAGGACGACAACTTCGACGTGCGGTTCGCGCTCTTCGCGCAGACCGACGCCGAGACCCGCCTGAAGGTTCTCGAAGGCCGGCGTATCCGGCTGACCGAGCGCCTGGAGACCCTCCGGGAGTCGACGACGCACCCGCGTTCCCGGCTCGACGAGTACACGCTCGAGCTCCGGCGGTTCGGGCTCGAACGGGTCGAGCGCGAAGTGCACTGGCTCGACAGCCTCATCTCCACCGAGCGGGGGCGCGTCGCGCCGCAGAACGGTCCACCAGAGCAGGAACAAACGAAGAAGGAGCCAGGATGA
- the rpsR gene encoding 30S ribosomal protein S18: MAKPVVRKPKKKINPLKSAKIHNIDYKDTALLRKFISDRGKIRARRVTGVSVQEQRQIAKAVKNAREMALLPYTSTAR; this comes from the coding sequence ATGGCAAAGCCTGTGGTGCGTAAGCCCAAGAAGAAGATCAACCCGCTGAAGTCAGCGAAGATCCACAACATCGACTACAAGGACACGGCGCTGCTGCGCAAGTTCATCTCCGACCGCGGGAAGATCCGCGCCCGTCGCGTCACTGGCGTCTCCGTGCAGGAGCAGCGCCAGATCGCGAAGGCCGTGAAGAACGCCCGCGAGATGGCCCTGCTGCCGTACACGTCGACGGCTCGCTGA
- the rpsF gene encoding 30S ribosomal protein S6: MRQYELMVILDPEVEERTVAPSLDKYLSVITTEGGTVDKVDIWGRRRLAFEITKKSEGIYAVVDFTATSATAKELDRQLGLNEVVLRTKILRTGDK; encoded by the coding sequence ATGCGTCAGTACGAACTGATGGTGATCCTGGACCCGGAGGTCGAGGAGCGCACCGTTGCCCCGTCGCTCGACAAGTACCTGTCGGTCATCACGACCGAGGGTGGCACCGTCGACAAGGTGGACATCTGGGGGCGCCGCCGTCTTGCCTTCGAGATCACGAAGAAGTCCGAGGGCATCTACGCCGTGGTCGACTTCACCGCGACGTCGGCGACCGCCAAGGAGCTGGACCGTCAGCTCGGCCTCAACGAGGTCGTGCTCCGGACCAAGATCCTGCGCACCGGCGACAAGTGA
- a CDS encoding transglycosylase domain-containing protein produces the protein MLTGLSLVVGVFVAGWIGWAVPAENPEIGSETTTVYYENGQVMGRFAAVDRTIRTLDELPPYVGQAVLASEDQNFENHMGVDPVGMVRALFSNVTGGTRQGASTLTQQYVENTYYQPGQSSYADKFREIILALKVDQQKSKDEILEGYVNSIYLGRGAYGFEAAAKAYFNKPAAELTLSETAMLVGIIPSPSSWDPRFGEESRAIAERRWDRVLRNMATQGVISEEERAAATFPEPIEYKQVSRAGQVGYLLEEVRKELAAKSDITEEDLLSNGYEIQTTINPAWQKAAVETANTIPTEGADAASPRLGVSIVSIDPTNGAIRALYGGRDYEKVQFNAATNGKAQGGSTFKPFTLIGALEEGHELNEYYPGTSPMQIPGWTKNAGGEEEELTNFGTEPGGESFGDIDLIDATANSVNTVYAQLNLEIGAKKSQDVAIRAGIPEDSTNATLSNVLGTSDVRAVDLAGAYATFAAQGTRTVPHMVVSVEEGEFLRYEFADEPQRNAINPDVMAKATYALQQVVNEGSGAPAKELVDAEGNQRPVAGKTGSTNKNVSAWFAGYIPQLATVVGLYQTAEDGVGQATITPFGEWADYSLTGGTWPVTAWTHYMQAITEGMEVQPFPDYRPPLPLPSPTPTPSPTPTPSDTPVEMVVVPANLVGQPYPVAATALANTGLRAELVEIESDQEAGTVLRVDRAGQQVPRGESIRVDVSTGPAEETTFVPNGLVGGNEGNARGQIQGAGLEPVFQYQSSDDVDEGTVMEVSPREGTEVPAGSQVLVIVSSGPDDVGFPTDEPTGGGGGGGGGAP, from the coding sequence ATGCTGACCGGGCTGTCGCTCGTCGTGGGTGTGTTCGTGGCCGGCTGGATCGGCTGGGCGGTGCCCGCGGAGAACCCTGAGATCGGCTCGGAGACCACCACGGTCTACTACGAGAACGGTCAGGTGATGGGCCGGTTCGCCGCCGTCGACCGCACGATCCGGACGCTCGACGAGCTGCCCCCGTACGTGGGCCAGGCCGTGCTGGCGTCCGAGGACCAGAACTTCGAGAACCACATGGGTGTTGACCCCGTGGGCATGGTCCGTGCGTTGTTCAGCAACGTGACCGGTGGTACCCGGCAGGGCGCGTCCACGCTGACGCAGCAGTACGTGGAGAACACCTACTACCAGCCCGGGCAGTCGTCCTACGCGGACAAGTTCCGCGAGATCATCCTCGCTCTCAAGGTGGACCAGCAGAAGTCGAAGGACGAGATCCTCGAGGGCTACGTCAACAGCATCTACCTCGGCCGCGGCGCCTACGGGTTCGAAGCCGCGGCGAAGGCGTACTTCAACAAGCCGGCCGCCGAGCTGACCTTGTCCGAGACGGCGATGCTGGTCGGGATCATCCCGTCGCCGTCGTCCTGGGACCCGCGGTTCGGTGAGGAGTCGCGAGCCATCGCCGAGCGGCGGTGGGACCGGGTGCTGCGCAACATGGCCACCCAGGGTGTGATCAGCGAGGAGGAACGCGCCGCCGCAACCTTCCCCGAACCCATCGAGTACAAGCAGGTGTCTCGTGCTGGCCAGGTGGGCTACCTGCTCGAAGAGGTCCGCAAGGAGCTCGCGGCCAAGTCGGACATCACCGAGGAAGATCTCCTGAGCAACGGCTACGAGATCCAGACGACGATCAACCCAGCGTGGCAGAAGGCCGCGGTCGAGACGGCGAACACCATCCCGACCGAGGGTGCGGACGCCGCCTCGCCCAGGCTCGGTGTGTCCATCGTGTCCATCGATCCCACGAACGGTGCCATCCGTGCGCTGTACGGGGGCCGGGACTACGAAAAGGTTCAGTTCAACGCCGCCACCAACGGCAAGGCGCAGGGCGGCTCCACGTTCAAGCCCTTCACCCTGATCGGCGCGCTCGAGGAGGGGCACGAGCTCAACGAGTACTACCCGGGTACCAGCCCGATGCAGATCCCGGGCTGGACCAAGAATGCGGGGGGCGAAGAGGAGGAGCTCACCAACTTCGGTACCGAGCCAGGCGGCGAGTCGTTCGGCGACATCGACCTCATCGACGCCACGGCGAACTCCGTGAACACTGTCTACGCGCAGCTCAACCTTGAGATCGGGGCGAAGAAGTCGCAGGACGTCGCGATCCGGGCCGGGATCCCCGAAGACTCCACCAACGCCACCCTGTCCAACGTGCTCGGCACGTCTGACGTGCGCGCCGTCGACCTCGCGGGGGCGTACGCCACGTTCGCCGCACAGGGCACCCGCACGGTGCCGCACATGGTCGTGTCAGTGGAAGAGGGCGAGTTTCTCAGGTACGAGTTCGCCGACGAACCCCAGCGGAACGCGATCAACCCCGACGTGATGGCCAAGGCGACCTACGCGCTGCAGCAGGTGGTCAACGAGGGTTCGGGCGCGCCGGCGAAGGAGCTTGTCGACGCCGAGGGCAACCAGCGTCCCGTCGCCGGCAAGACGGGGTCGACGAACAAGAACGTGTCGGCGTGGTTCGCCGGCTACATCCCGCAGCTTGCCACGGTGGTGGGCCTCTACCAGACGGCCGAGGACGGCGTCGGGCAGGCGACGATCACGCCGTTCGGCGAGTGGGCGGACTACAGCCTGACCGGTGGTACGTGGCCGGTGACGGCATGGACCCACTACATGCAGGCCATCACCGAAGGCATGGAGGTCCAGCCGTTCCCGGACTACAGGCCGCCGCTCCCCTTGCCGTCGCCCACGCCAACCCCGTCGCCCACCCCGACGCCGTCCGACACCCCTGTCGAGATGGTGGTCGTCCCGGCCAACCTGGTGGGTCAGCCGTACCCGGTCGCTGCGACGGCGCTCGCCAACACGGGCCTCCGGGCTGAGCTTGTCGAGATCGAGAGTGACCAGGAGGCCGGTACCGTGCTCCGGGTGGACCGTGCGGGCCAGCAGGTGCCGCGCGGCGAGAGCATCCGGGTCGACGTCTCGACGGGACCGGCCGAGGAGACCACGTTTGTGCCGAACGGCCTGGTCGGGGGCAACGAGGGCAACGCCCGTGGCCAGATCCAGGGCGCCGGTCTCGAGCCGGTCTTCCAGTACCAGTCGTCCGACGACGTCGATGAGGGCACCGTCATGGAGGTCAGCCCGCGCGAGGGCACCGAGGTGCCCGCGGGCAGCCAGGTGCTGGTGATCGTCTCGTCCGGTCCGGACGACGTCGGGTTCCCGACGGACGAGCCCACCGGCGGCGGTGGGGGCGGCGGTGGCGGGGCCCCATAG
- a CDS encoding single-stranded DNA-binding protein, translating to MAGETVITVIGNLTGDPELRFTPSGAAVANFTVASTPRTFDRQSNEWKDGETLFMRCSIWREAAESVAESLTKGTRVIAQGRLVQRSYETREGEKRTVVELQVDEIGPSLRYATAKVTRAQRSGGGGGFGGGGGGFNGGGGAQQGGGSGGGFSSSGGGQSNDDPWATAGPASSGGSFSDDPPF from the coding sequence ATGGCTGGTGAAACTGTCATCACAGTGATCGGGAACCTCACCGGGGACCCGGAGCTGCGCTTCACCCCTTCAGGTGCTGCGGTTGCCAACTTCACGGTGGCGTCGACCCCGCGCACCTTCGACCGCCAGAGCAACGAGTGGAAGGACGGGGAAACCCTGTTCATGCGCTGCTCGATCTGGCGTGAGGCCGCGGAGAGCGTCGCGGAATCGCTGACCAAGGGCACGCGCGTCATCGCGCAGGGTCGCCTGGTCCAGCGGTCCTACGAGACTCGTGAGGGCGAGAAGCGCACCGTCGTAGAGCTGCAGGTGGACGAGATTGGTCCGTCCCTGCGCTACGCCACGGCCAAGGTCACCCGGGCCCAGCGGTCCGGTGGTGGCGGCGGCTTCGGCGGCGGCGGTGGAGGCTTCAACGGCGGGGGCGGCGCCCAGCAGGGCGGCGGCTCCGGCGGAGGATTCAGCTCGTCCGGTGGCGGTCAGAGCAATGACGACCCGTGGGCCACGGCAGGCCCGGCGTCGTCCGGTGGTTCGTTCTCGGACGACCCGCCGTTCTAA
- a CDS encoding transglycosylase domain-containing protein: MSRWSPPAIWPQTPRRRQGIWNYPRPYRTGIRAWVPSWRVVVGTLLTGTSLVSGLVVAAWVGWPVPDELPDITAESTTVYYSDGSELGTFAAQDRTLITLEDLPAHVTNAIIASEDQDFRSHIGINFPAIGRAVLNNLTGGAQQGASTLTQQYVENSYFGVGETTYADEFREAILALKVTQEQTKDQVLEGYVNTIYLGRGAYGMEAASQAYFGHPASEMTISESAFIAGIIPNPTYWDPRQGEAAAAQAQQRWGRTLDFMLEMGFITADDRAAAVYPELVEYTQGSGNSQTAYLLQEIAKELASPDGAGRAITEEELAIGGYSITTTLDRRLQDAAVETMALPDDADPNARASLTSIDPATGAIRALYGGPDYSAYPTNAATQDIAQAGSTFKPFTLVAALEDDISLYSRYDGTSPQEIEGYNDRNEETGVDEQAVLTNFGDESYPNVTLLDATANSVNTAYVHLNNEVGPESTHDVATRAGIPATNAAGDQIVGDNLANVLGTASVHNIDLAHAYSTFAAQGIRTTPHLVTEVLDGDDLIREWSEPEPNNQVFTPDVMAAATYALEGVVQEGSGEPASALVGPDGEPRPVAGKTGTSNSNQSAWFAGYVPQLATVVGLYQYDREASAYQTITPFGEWADMGLEGLTGGTWPVTAWTEYMTLATEGMEVQAFPEYEPPAPPTPSPTPTPSTSASEEPEEEMVTVPTGLVGQQYVAAASALAGVGLVPAQIEVDSDQPAGQVLSVEGEGTQVPRNSDVRVEVSNGSEVVEEMTTVPFGLTNSDQASAESALDDAGLTPVIQEASSDTVPEGSVISVDPGEGSDVPVGSDVTLVVSTGPEGGDPTGEPTEGGIFG, encoded by the coding sequence GTGTCGCGCTGGAGCCCCCCTGCGATATGGCCGCAAACCCCCCGACGGCGGCAGGGCATCTGGAACTATCCCCGCCCCTACCGCACCGGGATCCGCGCCTGGGTGCCGTCGTGGCGGGTCGTCGTGGGCACGCTGCTGACGGGTACGTCGCTCGTGAGTGGGCTGGTCGTGGCCGCCTGGGTGGGCTGGCCGGTGCCCGACGAGCTGCCCGACATCACCGCCGAGTCCACCACGGTGTACTACTCGGACGGCTCCGAGCTGGGGACGTTCGCGGCGCAGGACCGCACGCTCATCACGCTGGAAGACCTGCCGGCGCACGTCACGAACGCGATCATCGCGTCGGAGGACCAGGACTTCCGGTCCCACATCGGCATCAATTTTCCGGCAATCGGGCGCGCGGTGCTCAACAACCTCACCGGCGGTGCCCAGCAGGGTGCGTCGACGCTGACGCAGCAGTACGTCGAGAACTCCTACTTCGGCGTCGGCGAGACCACGTACGCGGACGAGTTCCGCGAGGCGATCCTCGCCCTCAAGGTGACGCAGGAGCAGACCAAGGACCAGGTGCTCGAGGGCTACGTCAACACCATCTACCTCGGGCGCGGGGCCTACGGCATGGAGGCGGCGTCGCAGGCGTACTTCGGTCACCCGGCCAGCGAGATGACCATCTCCGAGTCGGCCTTCATCGCGGGGATCATCCCCAACCCCACCTACTGGGACCCGCGGCAGGGCGAGGCCGCGGCGGCACAGGCCCAGCAGCGCTGGGGCCGCACCCTGGACTTCATGCTGGAGATGGGGTTCATCACCGCGGACGACCGGGCGGCCGCGGTGTACCCGGAGCTCGTGGAGTACACCCAGGGTTCGGGCAACTCCCAGACCGCCTACCTGCTCCAGGAGATCGCCAAGGAGCTCGCCAGCCCGGATGGGGCAGGCAGAGCCATCACGGAGGAGGAGCTCGCCATCGGGGGGTACTCCATCACTACCACCCTCGACCGCAGGTTGCAGGACGCCGCGGTCGAGACGATGGCGCTGCCGGACGACGCCGACCCGAACGCCCGCGCGTCGCTCACCTCGATCGACCCGGCTACGGGTGCGATCAGGGCGCTCTACGGCGGCCCGGACTACAGCGCGTACCCGACCAACGCGGCGACGCAGGACATCGCCCAGGCCGGCTCGACCTTCAAGCCGTTCACGCTGGTCGCGGCCCTGGAGGATGACATATCGCTGTACTCGCGGTACGACGGCACGTCGCCGCAGGAGATCGAGGGCTACAACGACCGGAACGAAGAGACGGGAGTGGACGAGCAGGCTGTCCTCACCAACTTCGGTGACGAGAGCTACCCGAACGTCACCCTGCTCGACGCCACCGCCAACTCCGTGAACACCGCTTACGTGCACCTCAACAACGAGGTAGGCCCGGAGAGCACGCACGACGTCGCCACCCGCGCGGGCATTCCCGCGACCAACGCTGCGGGGGATCAGATCGTCGGGGACAACCTGGCGAACGTGCTCGGCACCGCGAGCGTGCACAACATCGATCTGGCGCACGCCTACTCGACCTTCGCGGCACAGGGCATCCGCACCACCCCGCACCTCGTGACCGAGGTGCTGGACGGCGACGACCTGATCCGCGAGTGGAGCGAACCCGAACCCAACAATCAGGTGTTCACGCCTGATGTCATGGCCGCCGCCACCTACGCGCTGGAAGGGGTCGTCCAAGAAGGCTCCGGCGAGCCGGCATCGGCCCTGGTCGGTCCAGACGGCGAGCCGCGCCCCGTGGCCGGAAAGACCGGCACGTCGAACAGCAACCAGTCCGCGTGGTTCGCCGGGTACGTGCCGCAGCTCGCGACTGTCGTCGGGCTGTACCAGTACGACCGCGAGGCCAGTGCGTACCAGACGATCACCCCGTTCGGCGAGTGGGCGGACATGGGTCTGGAAGGACTTACCGGCGGTACGTGGCCGGTCACGGCCTGGACCGAGTACATGACGCTGGCAACCGAGGGCATGGAGGTCCAGGCGTTCCCGGAGTACGAGCCGCCGGCCCCGCCGACGCCGTCGCCCACGCCGACGCCGTCGACGAGCGCCTCGGAGGAGCCGGAGGAGGAGATGGTCACGGTGCCGACCGGCCTGGTCGGCCAGCAGTACGTGGCGGCGGCCTCGGCGCTCGCCGGGGTGGGGCTCGTCCCCGCGCAGATCGAGGTCGACAGCGACCAGCCCGCGGGCCAGGTCCTCTCCGTTGAGGGCGAGGGCACGCAGGTCCCGAGGAACTCGGACGTCCGGGTCGAGGTCTCGAACGGCTCCGAGGTGGTGGAAGAGATGACGACGGTGCCCTTTGGCCTGACCAACTCGGACCAGGCCAGTGCCGAGAGTGCGCTCGACGACGCCGGGCTGACACCGGTGATCCAGGAGGCGTCGTCGGACACCGTGCCCGAGGGGTCGGTGATCTCGGTCGATCCGGGCGAGGGTTCGGACGTGCCGGTGGGCAGCGACGTGACACTGGTCGTCTCGACCGGGCCGGAGGGCGGCGACCCGACCGGCGAACCGACCGAGGGCGGCATCTTCGGGTAG